The Oncorhynchus gorbuscha isolate QuinsamMale2020 ecotype Even-year linkage group LG04, OgorEven_v1.0, whole genome shotgun sequence genome includes the window TTATCATTGATCATTTCATTATAAAGTTGAGTGTATTATCTAATGTGAATTTGAGAAGTCAGAGGTCTCCTTTGGACATAGACAGCAGCCTGGTGATCTTCTGACTCTGCAGAAGCCTGTGCTCCTTATTCTCCCAAACCGTTAGTAAACAGAGGCATATTGTTACATGTCCCCATTACTGATTCTGCTCTACAACCTTAAGTAGGTGGGATATGTATAAGCACCAGGCTAAGGAGACACCTGTCTGCAATTGGCCACACAAGTACGTGCCAGTAGCATGCTTATACTGAACCCCAATGTGAACTCAGAGCGATTATAGCGTTTGGTGGGTACTGTAAATGTAATGGTCTGGGAAAAGTCCAAATATGCATTATGTAACACTGTACACTACAAATGTCAAATTACACAGCAAGCAGAATGAATAATGAGTATCAATCTCTTGGTTTCAGTGACATTACAGTACAAAGCAGTTGATTGTTTGCAGCTGAGAGTAACGAtgaatggaaaataaataaactctTGTAGCCTTTTCACTGTTGGTCCACAACATATTCCCTCGACCACTTTGAAATGCTATTGGCAGCTTCATGTGTTGGAGCAATTCATTTTATTTCCAAAGTACACTGGGCAAATCACCAGAAAGAGATTAGTGTAGAACAACATGAAGTTAAAGTCAAACTCTGAATATTCTGTTCCATGACTCAGAGTATAGTTGAACGATTTGAAAGATACAGATTCATTCCCATTGCTTTACGGGTGGTCAGACTACTCTGGGAAGAAATAGCCAGAGGTTTGGTCTGTCTGGTCCGAGGTTTGGCCAGTCTGGTCAGCATTAAGGCATTGGTCAGTGATGTCACAACAGGTCAATCATGAGTCATCATGAGGTGTGTGTGATGTTTTACAGGAACATGGAGGAGAGACAGTTTGAGAGTTGCGAGACAAAACAACCCTGCAGTGTACCACTCTGAAGGAAACATTTAACATCCCAAAATACACCTCTTTACACAATTGTCACGACTGTAGCTTTAAGTCCGGATTGTGCCTTTAAGTCTGGTTAATGTCTATGTAACAATATGGTATGAAGAACTATAACATTCAGAATTACAGCCCAATGGCACCAGTTATGTTTACAGCagctaaaaaaaatgtaatgccaTTGTTTTATGGCCAAAGAGGAAACACTGTAACATTCTGAAGTAGTATTCATTGTGCGACATTCTGTGTCCAGATAACTATGAGTGGACCACTTGGTTCAACGTGGACCACCCTGGAGGTCGAGGAGACTATGAGCAGTTGGATGCTATCCGTTTCTACTACCGTGCGCGGGTGTGTGACGCCCCCCGGGCTCTGGAGGCTCGCACCACTGACTGGATCTCCGCTCGCAACACGGGGGAGAAGACTCATGCAGACCCTACCCTGGGTTTCTGGTGCGCCAACGCTGAGCAGGCCCCTGGCCGCAACTGCTCCAACTACGCTGTGCGCTTCCTGTGCCCCAAAGGTGTGGCTGGGAGCCTTACTTTAATAAAGTTGAGAAGTAGCTACTGTATTATGTCAAATAAAACTGTTCTATAATAGTGAAAGCCATCATTTATCCTCCAAGCAATATTTCTAGCTACTGCAATTATATCTGTCTTTTGTAATGGAGTGAAAACCTATTTTCAATCAGTCAACACTGGGTCAGAAGGCATACAGGATGCCTGGGGTCCTTGGTCAGACTGGAGTCATTGCTCTGCCAAGTGTGGTCTGGTGGCAATGCAGGTGCGCTCCAGGAAATGCCAGTCCCAGCCTAAGCAGTTGGATGAGCAGTGCAGCGGACCTACAGTGGAGGGTAGAGCCTGCAAAGGACCTGAATGCCCTGGGACTGGTGAGTCGCTATCAACATCTCCATTACAGATATTAAATATGATAGAAACCTCTGTAATGTCACAGTACTATTTGCATACCATTTGCATTTTATTCTAGAAATGGTCATAGCTAAACCAATGTACAAAGGCACTGTCTGACATGTTAAActgtgttgctgctgctgttccaGGTTGCACACTGCACTGTGAGATGGGTAGGGTGAATGCAGAGTGTGACACCTGTATGTGTCAGGACCACATTGTACTGGGCTCTGTCCGCAGTGCTGGAGGTCTCCCTGCCCCAGGGGCCACCATCCTCCGCTTCGGCCCCAGCTCCAAACTCCTCACCATCACCGACCACAATGGACACTTTCGCATCCCAGGGATCTGTCCCGACGGCAACGCCACACTGACCGTCCAGCTGCGGAATCACGCCCCTCACACTGTCATCGTGCCCCACAGCACCGAACGCACCTCTGTCCTCAGTATCATGCTGAATAGAGCAGGTAAAATggccacacacaaaaaaagaatgAAAGCTGTCATTGTTACATTTCTCTGTTTTACAGTGGTCTCAGACACTGTAATGTGATCCCTCAGAGAAGCTCCATGTGGTGAAGAACCCTGAGAACAAGGCCAGAAGAGAGGGCCAGACAGCTGCTCTCTGTTGCAAAGTGGGTGGATTACCAGAGCCAGAAGATTACCAGTGGTAAGCCAATGGATCTGTAATGACAGCTTGGAAAATGTTATATATTTATCATATCAAAATCCAACCGTATTGGCTGGGTATAGTGTTCAACAGTCATCTGTGACTCGGTAGGTTTCACAACGGCAGCCTGCTGGACAGGAAGCAGCTGAACTATGACAGCACGCTGGTCTTAAGAAACCTGAGCATGGAGCAGACTGGGGAGTACTACTGCAGAGCCAGCAACCAGGCTGGGGCCATCAAGTCCAAACCAGCCGTAGTCACAGTCTTAGGTCTGATCACAAAGCACCCCGGTTGATATTCACACATTCATATTTACTATGTGAACAGCCATTAGCATGACATCAATCAATGATCAGAGGGAGAATGAAAGGATATTGATTTTCTCATAAAATAACTGATTGTAAATATTttcatgtgttggtctgttttcTACCCCTTTCTCCTCACAGGTAAAGATCAACCTTCATGTAACCCAAAACCCAAATCCTACCTTATTCGCTTACCTCATGACTGCCATCAAAACAGCTCCGACTCACTCTATTACAATGTAGGAAAGTGCCACTCAGGGACTTGTGCAGGACAGCTGGACAATGGAATCAGGTGCAAAGACTCCGTAGCATACTGCTGTGGGGTGGCAAAGATGGAGGAGAAACAACTGAAATGCCAGGGCTATGAGCTCCCCACCATGGTGGTGACCGAATGTGGCTGCCAGAAGTGTGTGGAGACCAAAGTCATTGTGCGTGGGCGGGCTGTGGCCGCAGACACTGGGAGCCCATGAGATTTGGTCACGTCTACATCAATGGAGCCAGAGTCAGCCGCACAGGCTACAAAGGCACCTTCTCCATCCAGGTCCCCCATGACACTGAGAGGCTGGTGATGACCTTTGTGGACAACATGGATAAGTTCATCAACACCACCAAGGTTCTTCCATTCAACACCAAAGGGGGCGCCGTCTACCATGAGATCAAGCTTTTGAGGAAGAAGGAACCAGTGACCATCAGATCAACAGAGCTCAACACTCTTCagctgggagaggtggagggccAGGATCCTATTGCTGAGATCCAGATCCCACCCAACTCCTTCTACAAGCAGAGTGGAGAAGTATTTGTGGGTAATGTGAAGGCTAGCATCACTTTTCTGGATGCTAGAGACGTATCCACAGCAGCAGCCGCACAGAGTGACCTCAACTTCATAGGAGATGAGGGTGACACCTTGCCCCTGAGAACATACGGTATGTTCTCAGTTGACTTCAGGGACGAGGAGGCCGGAGAACCACTGAACGCCGGAGAGGTGAAGGTGAAAATGGATTCAACACAGGTGAAAATGCCCGAGCACCTGGACACCATGAAGCTGTGGTCCTTGAACCCCGACACAGGcatgtgggaggaggaggggagcttCCAGATGGAGAAGAAGCAACGTGGTAAAAGGGAAGAGAGGACCTTCCTCATTGGGAACATGGAGAtcagagagaggaggctgtttaACCTGGACGTCCCAGAGAACAGGAGATGTTACATCAAGGTGCGAAGCTTCCGCAGCGATCGCTTCATGCCCAGCGAGCAGGTAGAGGGGGTGGTGGTGACCCTGATCAACATGGAGCCCACTGCAGGTTACTCCTCCAACCCTCGTGCCTGGGGACGCTTTGACAGCGTCATCACTGGCTCCAAtggtgcctgtctgcctgccttctGCGACGACCAGAAACCTGACGCATATTCTGCCCACGTCATGGCCAACATGGGAGGAGAAGAACTCGAGGCAGTCCCATCTGCTCCCAAGTTTAACCCCAACCTCATTGGAGTCCCTCAGCCGTACCTGGGCAAGCTGAACTACAGACGGTCAGACCACAATGACCCCAGGTTAAAGAAGACAGCCTTCAGCATCAATGTGGCCAAGCCCAGCCCAAACACAGCTGAAGAGCTCAACGGACCTGTGTACTCATTTGACCAACTGAAAGAGTGTGAGGAAGCCCCATTTACTGCAGGCCACTTCCGCTTCACTAGAGTGGAGGGAGATCGCTACGACTACAACACAGTGCCTTTCAACGAAGACGATCCTATGAGCTGGACAGAAGACTACCTGAGCTGGTGGCCCAAGCCCATGGAGTACCGAGCCTGCTATGTCAAGGTCAAGATCAATGGTCCCCATGAGATCAACATGCGCTCCCGAAACCAGGGCGGCACTCACCCCAAGACCGTTGGCCAACTGTATGGCCTCCGCGACACCCGCAGCATCCGCCACATGGACCAGTCCACCATCTCTGCTGTGTGCCTGGAGTTCAAGTGCAGCGGCATGCTCTATGACCAGGACCGAGTGGACCGCACTCTGGTGAAGGTGATCCCTCAGGGCAGCTGTAAGAGGGACAATGTTAACTCCATGCTTCAAGAGTACCTGGTTAATCACCTGCCTCTAGCCGTCAACAACGACACCAATGAGTTCACAATGCTGGCACCACTGGACCCTCTGGGCCACAACTATGGCATCTACACAGTGACAGACCAGGACCCCCGCACAGCTAAAGAGATAGCACTGGGACGCTGCTTTGATGGCACCTCTGACGGCACTTCCCGTGTCATGAAGAGCAACGAGGGAGTGGCACTTACCTTTACCTGTGGCAACCGTGAGGTGACCCGTCAAAGCGTGTTCCAGGCTCTGCAGAACTCCCCCGGGCAGTCCCCGGCGAGGGCAGTGAGGGATGGCCGAGGCAGGAAGCAGAGAGCAGGAGCCAACGCACTTCGCAACAGCCGTAGACGCAGTACTCGGAATCCCACTGCCACACGCACCTCAGGCTAAAGCACAGCACTACAGATCAGGGTCTCCACATCACAATCACATTAGACATGTTGGCAAATTAATAAAGAAAGTGGGTATTGGTGATGGGATTCAAATGTATATTTTATCCCTTCAGTAAAGATAACCAAGTTTTTTGTCTTCATTATGTACTGTttgaataacatttgatttgttattGAACTATGTTTTTTGATTGTGAGTAAGGCCCATAACAAAATATTTGTTCAGTTATGAATTTATGGTGTATGGTTATCTATAACACAGGTATCTCCCAGGGAACAATTGGTGGAGATTTTAACTGCAAATATTGTATTTCCTTCACCTGTACTGTGATGAATATTTACTACTTGAAATTGTAAAT containing:
- the LOC124033814 gene encoding LOW QUALITY PROTEIN: cartilage intermediate layer protein 1-like (The sequence of the model RefSeq protein was modified relative to this genomic sequence to represent the inferred CDS: inserted 1 base in 1 codon) — translated: MCCLSTWALLLALGVTTTAQDNYEWTTWFNVDHPGGRGDYEQLDAIRFYYRARVCDAPRALEARTTDWISARNTGEKTHADPTLGFWCANAEQAPGRNCSNYAVRFLCPKVNTGSEGIQDAWGPWSDWSHCSAKCGLVAMQVRSRKCQSQPKQLDEQCSGPTVEGRACKGPECPGTGCTLHCEMGRVNAECDTCMCQDHIVLGSVRSAGGLPAPGATILRFGPSSKLLTITDHNGHFRIPGICPDGNATLTVQLRNHAPHTVIVPHSTERTSVLSIMLNRAEKLHVVKNPENKARREGQTAALCCKVGGLPEPEDYQWFHNGSLLDRKQLNYDSTLVLRNLSMEQTGEYYCRASNQAGAIKSKPAVVTVLGKDQPSCNPKPKSYLIRLPHDCHQNSSDSLYYNVGKCHSGTCAGQLDNGIRCKDSVAYCCGVAKMEEKQLKCQGYELPTMVVTECGCQKCVETKVIVRGRAVAADTGXPMRFGHVYINGARVSRTGYKGTFSIQVPHDTERLVMTFVDNMDKFINTTKVLPFNTKGGAVYHEIKLLRKKEPVTIRSTELNTLQLGEVEGQDPIAEIQIPPNSFYKQSGEVFVGNVKASITFLDARDVSTAAAAQSDLNFIGDEGDTLPLRTYGMFSVDFRDEEAGEPLNAGEVKVKMDSTQVKMPEHLDTMKLWSLNPDTGMWEEEGSFQMEKKQRGKREERTFLIGNMEIRERRLFNLDVPENRRCYIKVRSFRSDRFMPSEQVEGVVVTLINMEPTAGYSSNPRAWGRFDSVITGSNGACLPAFCDDQKPDAYSAHVMANMGGEELEAVPSAPKFNPNLIGVPQPYLGKLNYRRSDHNDPRLKKTAFSINVAKPSPNTAEELNGPVYSFDQLKECEEAPFTAGHFRFTRVEGDRYDYNTVPFNEDDPMSWTEDYLSWWPKPMEYRACYVKVKINGPHEINMRSRNQGGTHPKTVGQLYGLRDTRSIRHMDQSTISAVCLEFKCSGMLYDQDRVDRTLVKVIPQGSCKRDNVNSMLQEYLVNHLPLAVNNDTNEFTMLAPLDPLGHNYGIYTVTDQDPRTAKEIALGRCFDGTSDGTSRVMKSNEGVALTFTCGNREVTRQSVFQALQNSPGQSPARAVRDGRGRKQRAGANALRNSRRRSTRNPTATRTSG